One stretch of Nitrosococcus watsonii C-113 DNA includes these proteins:
- a CDS encoding endonuclease/exonuclease/phosphatase family protein, whose amino-acid sequence MPDLALCSPSTSSAQEQHSLRLLSYNIQAGVTTTRYHHYLTRSWKHILPDGRRHQTLASIAQVISDFDIVGLQEADSGSLRTGFVNQAKLLAELCDFTYLHQQATRRFANIAQQSNALLSRIQPSYLRTYRLPGLVPGRGAILAHFGNPKNPLIVLMIHLALGRRSRTQQLDFISNLVHNHPYVVVMGDLNCQIHSPELRALLRKTGLKAPVTKIPTYPSWRPKRHIDHILVSPSLEVIQVCALAHAVSDHLPLATEILVPVEIGLWDDKNPALPAENTPKPGQKVAWI is encoded by the coding sequence ATGCCTGACTTAGCCCTTTGTTCACCGTCAACTTCTTCTGCTCAGGAACAACACAGCCTGCGCCTGTTAAGCTATAATATTCAAGCAGGCGTTACCACTACCCGTTATCATCATTACCTTACCCGGAGCTGGAAGCATATTCTGCCCGATGGGCGCCGCCATCAAACCCTAGCCAGCATTGCCCAAGTAATATCGGATTTCGATATTGTGGGGTTGCAAGAAGCAGATAGTGGTAGCCTGCGCACCGGCTTTGTGAACCAAGCAAAACTACTTGCGGAACTTTGCGATTTTACCTATTTGCACCAGCAAGCCACGCGCCGCTTTGCTAATATCGCTCAGCAAAGCAATGCCCTCCTTAGCCGAATACAGCCAAGCTATCTTCGTACCTATCGGCTGCCAGGTCTAGTACCCGGCCGAGGGGCTATCTTGGCCCACTTTGGTAATCCCAAAAATCCCCTAATCGTCCTTATGATTCACCTTGCTCTAGGCCGCCGCTCGCGAACCCAGCAATTAGATTTCATCAGTAACTTAGTCCACAATCATCCGTACGTCGTGGTCATGGGGGATTTAAATTGCCAGATTCACAGCCCTGAATTGCGTGCCTTATTGCGAAAAACTGGACTGAAGGCACCAGTCACTAAAATCCCAACCTATCCTAGCTGGCGCCCAAAACGGCATATTGATCATATCCTAGTAAGCCCCTCGTTAGAGGTCATTCAAGTTTGCGCATTAGCCCATGCCGTCTCTGATCATCTTCCATTAGCTACGGAAATTTTGGTTCCGGTGGAAATAGGGTTATGGGATGATAAAAATCCCGCGCTACCTGCCGAAAACACCCCAAAACCTGGACAAAAAGTTGCCTGGATATAA
- a CDS encoding ABC transporter permease: MMVFTLALHELRRLFLSPLAWATLAVTQILFGYMFFTQVAYFLQFQPRLMGLPEAPGITEIVALPLFQNAAVIMLLIVPLMTMRLVADERRSRTLALLFSAPLSMTEIVLGKYLGTLAFFIIMTLLLALMPLSLLLGGTLDFGLLATGLLGLVLLIASFIAIGLFLSSLTQQTTVAAIGSFGVLLLLWIIDWAGNSGILKEGGDEVFSYLSLFRHYQTLLEGQFNSSDIIYYLLIIITFLVLSIRRLDADRLPH, from the coding sequence ATGATGGTTTTTACCTTGGCGCTACACGAGCTACGCCGTTTGTTCCTCTCACCCTTAGCCTGGGCCACTCTAGCAGTCACCCAAATTCTTTTTGGCTATATGTTTTTCACTCAAGTTGCCTATTTCTTGCAATTCCAACCCCGCCTTATGGGTCTTCCCGAAGCGCCTGGGATCACTGAAATCGTAGCTCTCCCCCTATTTCAAAATGCCGCCGTGATTATGCTTTTGATAGTCCCTTTGATGACCATGCGCCTGGTGGCCGATGAAAGGCGCAGCCGTACTCTCGCCCTGCTATTCTCAGCTCCTCTCTCCATGACCGAAATTGTGCTCGGTAAATACTTAGGTACGCTAGCCTTCTTTATCATTATGACTCTCTTGCTTGCTTTGATGCCCCTTTCCCTGCTCCTAGGGGGTACCCTGGATTTTGGGCTCTTGGCAACGGGATTGCTCGGGTTAGTACTACTGATTGCAAGTTTTATCGCCATTGGGTTATTTCTTTCCTCCCTAACCCAGCAGACTACGGTAGCCGCTATTGGCTCCTTTGGCGTACTACTGTTACTCTGGATTATCGATTGGGCCGGCAATAGCGGTATTTTAAAAGAAGGGGGTGATGAGGTATTCAGCTATCTCTCCCTGTTTCGGCACTACCAAACCTTACTAGAAGGTCAATTCAATAGCAGTGATATTATTTATTACTTATTGATTATAATAACTTTTCTAGTGCTGAGTATCCGCCGGCTCGATGCTGACCGGCTACCTCATTAA
- the rpmB gene encoding 50S ribosomal protein L28: MSKVCQVTGKRPASGNNVSHAHNKTRRRFLPNLHTHRFWVEGENRWVKLKVSGKGLRMIDKLGIDRVLADMRARGEKI; encoded by the coding sequence ATGTCCAAAGTATGTCAGGTAACGGGCAAACGCCCCGCGAGCGGTAATAATGTTTCCCACGCCCATAACAAAACTAGGCGCCGGTTTCTGCCTAACCTCCATACCCATCGGTTCTGGGTTGAAGGTGAAAATCGTTGGGTAAAACTTAAAGTAAGTGGCAAAGGACTCCGAATGATCGATAAACTAGGTATTGATCGAGTCTTGGCGGATATGCGAGCCCGAGGCGAAAAAATATAA
- a CDS encoding GldG family protein, producing MRVTRKTHRQIRLQNLFFTLLFFTIVGLIAVLSLRYNYQADWTASGRNTLSQASQSLLEQLEGPVTIISFAQDPHYKQQITQLIERYQQYKPDLELKYINPEMAPTQVRELGVTLETDLVIKKDGRQEKLRNLSEEGLTNALNRVARSGETKIVFLTGHGERDPHGHTGFDLENFTQYLETKGFHIQLLNLATQSQIPDNIQCLVVASPQTDLLPGEVELIQAYVKNGGHLLWLAEPGPLHGLEPLAKDLGITLLPGTIIDPSARLLLGRGNITFALVSEYDNHAITEHLTSVTLFPRAAALENKKKNGWKAQAVLATLARTWVESSGLEEKIEFDQGKDTAGPFTIGFALNRGPPPSKKAMTSEEKSAPETRTQRVAVIGDGDFLSNAYLGGGANLDLGLNLINWLTHEDRFIVTPARTRPDTFLQLSSTASWAIGLGFLLVLPAALLSLGLLIWWRRRQR from the coding sequence ATGCGCGTCACTCGAAAAACTCATCGGCAAATCAGACTACAAAATCTTTTTTTCACCCTCTTATTCTTCACTATTGTAGGTCTGATCGCTGTCCTTAGCCTACGGTATAACTACCAGGCTGACTGGACTGCTAGCGGCCGCAATACTCTCTCCCAGGCGAGTCAATCGCTTCTGGAACAGCTTGAAGGTCCGGTTACCATCATCAGTTTTGCTCAAGATCCCCATTACAAGCAGCAAATTACCCAACTGATTGAACGCTATCAGCAATACAAACCGGATCTGGAATTAAAGTATATCAACCCGGAAATGGCGCCCACTCAAGTCCGGGAGTTGGGAGTTACCCTTGAAACGGATCTGGTGATTAAAAAAGATGGCCGGCAGGAAAAACTGCGAAATTTGTCTGAGGAAGGCTTGACTAATGCCCTAAATCGGGTTGCTCGCAGCGGCGAGACAAAAATTGTTTTCCTAACGGGCCATGGCGAACGGGACCCCCATGGCCATACTGGTTTTGATCTCGAGAATTTTACCCAATACCTGGAAACTAAAGGGTTTCATATTCAGTTATTAAATCTGGCAACTCAATCTCAAATTCCAGATAACATCCAGTGCTTAGTCGTTGCCAGCCCCCAGACTGATCTCTTGCCGGGCGAGGTAGAACTTATCCAGGCCTATGTTAAAAATGGTGGTCACCTGCTCTGGCTGGCCGAACCCGGGCCTTTGCATGGATTAGAACCCCTGGCGAAGGATCTCGGTATCACGCTACTACCGGGGACCATCATCGACCCTAGCGCTCGGCTATTACTTGGCCGTGGCAACATTACCTTTGCTCTGGTCTCGGAATACGATAATCATGCCATTACCGAGCACCTCACATCGGTTACTTTATTTCCCCGGGCGGCTGCGTTGGAGAATAAAAAAAAGAACGGCTGGAAGGCCCAAGCAGTACTTGCTACCTTAGCCCGGACCTGGGTAGAAAGTTCCGGGTTGGAGGAAAAAATCGAGTTTGATCAAGGAAAAGATACCGCCGGTCCTTTTACCATTGGATTCGCTCTAAATCGAGGGCCACCTCCCTCCAAGAAGGCGATGACCAGTGAAGAAAAAAGCGCGCCTGAGACCCGTACCCAGCGCGTAGCCGTTATTGGCGATGGGGATTTTCTCTCCAACGCTTATCTTGGTGGGGGGGCTAATTTGGATTTGGGCCTTAATCTTATTAACTGGCTTACCCATGAGGATCGCTTTATCGTCACTCCAGCACGGACACGCCCCGATACCTTTCTCCAGCTTTCTTCCACAGCTTCTTGGGCAATCGGCCTAGGATTTTTATTAGTATTACCCGCGGCATTACTAAGCCTTGGGTTACTCATCTGGTGGCGGCGGCGGCAACGTTGA
- a CDS encoding NUDIX domain-containing protein yields MPKPITPLLAVDIIITLKDRSNQPIILIKRRNPPLGWALPGGFVDVGEMLEQAAIREAQEETGLRVSLEALLGCYSDPARDPRGHTISAVYAASASGVPKAADDAAEVALFLLDKLPENLVFDHHQILTDYARYRSSGTLAPIHQVGSS; encoded by the coding sequence ATGCCTAAACCTATCACCCCTCTACTGGCAGTCGACATCATCATCACTCTAAAAGATCGCTCTAATCAACCTATTATCCTCATTAAACGCCGTAACCCTCCCCTCGGATGGGCCCTACCGGGTGGCTTTGTGGACGTTGGCGAGATGCTGGAGCAAGCGGCAATACGGGAAGCCCAAGAGGAAACCGGGCTTAGGGTTAGTCTTGAAGCCCTGTTAGGTTGTTACTCTGATCCAGCACGAGATCCTCGTGGCCATACCATCAGCGCGGTCTACGCAGCCAGCGCTTCCGGGGTCCCTAAAGCCGCCGACGATGCGGCTGAAGTAGCCTTATTTTTGCTGGATAAACTTCCTGAAAACTTAGTCTTTGACCACCACCAAATCTTAACCGATTACGCCCGCTATCGCTCCTCTGGAACGCTTGCGCCAATCCACCAAGTGGGTTCAAGTTAA
- the tviB gene encoding Vi polysaccharide biosynthesis UDP-N-acetylglucosamine C-6 dehydrogenase TviB, with amino-acid sequence MLTLTEIRVGILGLGYVGLPLAVEFGKKFPTMGFDINPKRIAELKEGHDSTLEVEPELLAEATQLHYTHQPQDLIACNVYIITVPTPIDEHKRPDLRPLESASRTVGKVLKRGDIAIFESTVYPGATEEVCVPILERESGLTYNQEFFAGYSPERINPGDKEHRVASICKVISASTVEATELVDQIYASIITAGTHKANSIRVAEAAKVIENTQRDVNIALINELAMLFNRLGIDTQEVLDAAATKWNFLPFRPGLVGGHCIGIDPYYLTHKAQAIGFQPEMILAGRRVNDGMGSYVASQIVKLMTQRRIHVVDSRILILGLAFKENCPDLRNTRVMDIIAELKNYHAQIDIYDPWVDAKEARQEYGIALVTNLRDGYYDAIIVAVAHQQFTELNATGIRALGKPKSILYDVKHLLPKEAVDGRL; translated from the coding sequence GTGCTAACATTAACAGAAATACGAGTGGGAATTCTCGGGCTAGGTTATGTGGGGCTCCCCCTGGCGGTGGAATTCGGCAAAAAGTTTCCTACTATGGGGTTTGATATCAATCCAAAACGTATTGCGGAGTTAAAAGAAGGACATGATAGTACTCTAGAAGTAGAACCTGAATTACTGGCAGAAGCCACCCAACTCCATTATACCCACCAACCACAAGATTTAATTGCTTGCAATGTCTACATTATCACCGTTCCTACGCCTATTGACGAACATAAACGCCCTGATCTCCGCCCCTTGGAAAGCGCGAGCCGTACGGTAGGCAAAGTACTTAAACGGGGGGATATCGCTATTTTCGAATCTACCGTTTATCCAGGAGCTACCGAGGAGGTTTGTGTTCCCATTCTGGAACGCGAATCAGGACTCACCTATAATCAAGAATTCTTTGCAGGTTATAGCCCCGAGCGAATCAATCCAGGAGATAAAGAGCATAGAGTAGCTTCTATCTGCAAGGTTATATCGGCCTCTACTGTTGAAGCCACGGAATTGGTTGATCAGATTTATGCCAGTATTATTACCGCAGGCACCCATAAAGCAAATAGCATCCGTGTGGCTGAAGCGGCCAAAGTAATCGAAAATACCCAACGGGATGTCAATATTGCCCTCATCAATGAGTTGGCAATGCTCTTTAACCGACTTGGTATTGATACCCAGGAGGTCTTGGATGCAGCAGCGACCAAGTGGAATTTCTTGCCATTTCGCCCCGGACTGGTTGGCGGGCACTGTATTGGCATCGACCCATACTACCTCACCCATAAGGCGCAAGCCATCGGTTTCCAACCGGAAATGATCCTCGCCGGCCGTCGCGTTAACGATGGCATGGGAAGCTACGTTGCTAGCCAAATAGTTAAACTCATGACCCAGCGCCGCATCCATGTAGTAGATAGCAGAATATTAATTCTAGGGCTCGCTTTCAAGGAAAACTGCCCCGATTTGCGCAATACCCGGGTGATGGATATTATCGCCGAGCTCAAAAACTACCATGCTCAAATTGATATTTACGATCCTTGGGTAGACGCTAAGGAGGCTAGACAAGAGTATGGAATTGCTCTTGTCACTAATTTAAGAGACGGTTATTACGATGCTATCATCGTGGCGGTAGCTCACCAGCAATTTACTGAGCTGAACGCCACAGGCATTCGCGCCTTAGGGAAACCAAAAAGCATTCTCTACGACGTCAAACATCTTCTCCCTAAGGAGGCGGTAGATGGCCGCCTTTAA
- the mutM gene encoding bifunctional DNA-formamidopyrimidine glycosylase/DNA-(apurinic or apyrimidinic site) lyase, which produces MPELPEVETVRRGIEPHLVGRQIHTVIVRESRLRWPIPLFLTQNLIGQSFLAVGRRGKYLLLNCTQGTIIFHLGMSGSLRLVTNNTPPAKHDHLDILLNSGRCLRFNDPRRFGSVSWTQANPVHHPLLEILGPEPLESLFDGHYLFKHSRHRRAPVKVFIMNHRIVVGIGNIYANEALFLAGIHPRRSAGRIGLARYQRLADTIKTVLDNAIQAGGTTLRNFLTSDGKPGYFVHQLQIYNRNAHPCPVCGTPIRLERIGQRASYYCPRCQH; this is translated from the coding sequence GTGCCCGAATTACCAGAGGTTGAAACCGTTCGTCGCGGCATCGAACCACACCTCGTAGGCCGCCAAATACATACAGTTATTGTCCGAGAGTCCCGTCTACGCTGGCCAATTCCGCTCTTCTTAACCCAGAATCTTATTGGCCAGTCCTTTCTCGCTGTAGGACGCCGTGGCAAATACCTCCTTTTGAATTGTACCCAGGGTACGATTATTTTTCACCTCGGTATGTCTGGAAGTCTACGCCTGGTCACAAATAATACACCGCCTGCAAAACATGATCATCTTGATATCCTATTGAATAGCGGCCGTTGTTTGCGTTTCAACGATCCCCGCCGATTTGGATCAGTATCCTGGACTCAAGCGAACCCCGTGCATCACCCTCTGCTGGAGATACTTGGGCCAGAACCCTTAGAATCTCTATTTGATGGACATTATCTTTTTAAACACTCCCGCCATAGGCGAGCCCCGGTTAAAGTCTTTATCATGAACCACCGGATAGTAGTTGGGATTGGAAATATTTATGCTAATGAAGCACTGTTTCTGGCAGGGATTCATCCCCGGCGATCCGCTGGCCGCATCGGTTTAGCCCGCTACCAACGGCTAGCAGACACTATTAAGACAGTGCTAGATAATGCAATTCAGGCGGGAGGAACTACATTGCGGAACTTTTTAACTAGCGATGGTAAACCCGGCTATTTCGTTCATCAGCTCCAAATTTACAATCGTAACGCCCATCCTTGCCCGGTTTGCGGAACTCCTATTCGCCTTGAACGCATTGGCCAACGGGCAAGCTATTACTGTCCCCGCTGTCAGCATTAA
- a CDS encoding DUF4340 domain-containing protein has product MNTRTLLNFALLAIAGLLAWAVFYEPGIKPEPVLSPLTSINAERIQTIRLAHKSRQAIQLERKQGNWFVTAPIQAPANTPMVETLLSIAKTPSYSHYPVQNINLSNLNLEPPEARLTLDGLALAFGTTEPLHQRRYVLVKDRVHLISDNAFQAVASGTADFVDPALFPGDYAITELRLPQVTIEAGNPKVSPKRTIVLRRTQETWSAEGTNGKPTSEAIAKLVKAWQQHTAQQVELKGNRATLVTIEVQREGVPPIQLELLATLPRLILARSDFGVEYHLSVSAWNTLFQLPRN; this is encoded by the coding sequence ATGAACACACGTACCTTGCTTAATTTTGCCCTCCTGGCTATTGCTGGACTCCTGGCTTGGGCCGTTTTTTATGAACCGGGAATCAAGCCCGAACCCGTTCTAAGTCCGCTCACGTCCATCAATGCTGAGCGCATCCAGACAATCCGTTTGGCCCATAAATCCCGCCAAGCGATCCAGCTGGAGCGAAAGCAAGGAAATTGGTTCGTTACGGCTCCTATCCAAGCACCGGCTAACACACCTATGGTCGAAACGCTGCTAAGTATTGCGAAAACCCCAAGCTATAGCCATTACCCGGTCCAAAATATAAACCTTAGCAACTTAAATCTAGAACCTCCTGAAGCCCGCCTAACTCTAGATGGCCTAGCACTCGCCTTTGGCACCACGGAACCGCTACACCAACGCCGTTATGTTTTGGTGAAAGATAGGGTTCATCTCATTAGCGACAACGCTTTTCAGGCCGTTGCTTCGGGCACCGCCGATTTTGTCGATCCAGCCTTGTTTCCTGGTGACTACGCCATCACCGAACTACGGCTCCCCCAGGTCACGATCGAGGCAGGTAATCCAAAGGTCAGCCCTAAACGCACCATTGTACTACGCCGAACTCAAGAGACCTGGAGCGCTGAAGGCACCAATGGCAAGCCGACCAGCGAGGCGATTGCAAAGCTAGTCAAGGCTTGGCAGCAACATACCGCCCAGCAGGTCGAACTGAAAGGAAACAGGGCAACACTGGTTACTATTGAAGTACAAAGGGAAGGAGTTCCCCCCATTCAGCTTGAGCTCCTCGCAACCCTACCCCGTTTAATATTGGCCCGCTCAGATTTTGGAGTCGAATACCATTTATCCGTCTCGGCCTGGAATACCCTATTTCAGTTACCACGGAACTAA
- a CDS encoding ABC transporter ATP-binding protein produces the protein MTQDILIRVEQLYRYYSGHCAVKNVSFDVRRGEILGFLGPNGAGKTTTMQILAGSLAPSSGQVRINDFDLLDKPKRAKQGLGYLPETPPLYRELTVTEYLAFCARLNRIPRNQQAGAITSAINRCGLKEVSKRLIGNLSKGYQQRVGIAQAIIHSPSVIILDEPTVGLDPIQIREIRELIRDLAQEHSVILSTHILPEVQAICDRVQIINQGKLVLTDTIAGLSQRMEATSTLVRFGAPPTADALMSIKGVTSVEREKDGRFRLHSQPDKQDPVEELVRRAVDEGWYLRELTPERRTLEEIFVAITQTEASQESAL, from the coding sequence ATGACGCAAGATATTCTAATACGCGTGGAACAACTATACCGATATTATAGCGGGCACTGCGCTGTTAAAAACGTTAGCTTCGATGTTCGAAGGGGCGAGATATTGGGTTTTCTTGGCCCTAACGGTGCCGGGAAAACCACTACCATGCAAATCCTGGCAGGCAGCCTGGCGCCGAGTTCCGGGCAAGTGAGGATTAATGATTTCGACTTGCTAGATAAACCCAAGCGGGCTAAACAAGGCCTCGGCTACTTACCCGAAACCCCTCCCCTTTATCGGGAACTTACCGTGACCGAATATCTTGCTTTCTGCGCCCGCCTCAACCGTATACCAAGAAACCAACAGGCAGGGGCCATTACCTCGGCTATCAATCGCTGCGGTTTAAAAGAAGTGAGCAAACGGTTGATTGGCAATCTTTCCAAGGGCTATCAGCAGCGAGTGGGAATTGCACAAGCCATCATTCACTCTCCCTCCGTGATTATCCTGGATGAGCCGACAGTAGGTTTAGACCCCATCCAAATCCGGGAGATTCGCGAACTTATTCGTGATCTAGCCCAAGAACATAGCGTCATCCTTTCCACCCACATCCTGCCGGAAGTCCAGGCTATCTGTGATCGGGTCCAGATTATTAACCAAGGAAAATTAGTGCTTACCGATACTATCGCGGGGCTAAGTCAGCGGATGGAGGCTACCAGCACCTTGGTAAGGTTTGGCGCCCCCCCCACAGCCGATGCGCTAATGTCCATAAAGGGCGTGACAAGTGTAGAAAGGGAGAAAGACGGGCGATTCCGGCTTCATTCTCAACCTGATAAGCAAGATCCCGTGGAAGAATTGGTTCGCCGCGCCGTTGATGAAGGGTGGTATCTGCGGGAACTCACCCCGGAGCGGCGTACGCTAGAAGAAATTTTCGTCGCTATTACTCAGACGGAAGCCTCGCAGGAGTCGGCGCTATGA
- a CDS encoding NAD-dependent epimerase, with the protein MKIMVTGSAGFIGAALTEKLLKRGDEVIGVDNLNDYYDVDLKRARLARFQNDSAFTEVPIGLENREALQAIFAKYQPQRVVNLAAQAGVRYSLENPYAYMDSNLYGFLNILENCRHYQVEHLVFASSSSVYGANTKMPYAVQDNVDHPLSLYAASKKANELMAHTYSHLYRLPTTGLRFFTVYGPWGRPDMALFKFTRNILAGKPIEIYNYGRHQRDFTYIDDIVEGVTRTLDRLPTPNTNWNGATPEPNTSSAPYRIYNIGNHQPVELGKFIKILEECLGREAKKNLLPLQPGDVPATYADVDDLIQDMEFHPATPIEEGIARFVAWYKNYHKVR; encoded by the coding sequence ATGAAAATTATGGTGACGGGAAGCGCCGGTTTTATCGGCGCGGCATTGACCGAAAAACTACTAAAGCGGGGTGATGAAGTCATTGGCGTTGATAATCTCAATGACTATTACGATGTTGATCTGAAACGAGCCCGGCTGGCTCGCTTTCAAAATGACTCCGCTTTTACCGAAGTGCCTATCGGGCTGGAGAATCGCGAAGCTTTGCAGGCTATATTTGCTAAATACCAGCCCCAACGGGTAGTTAATCTGGCGGCTCAAGCTGGCGTTCGTTACTCTTTGGAAAATCCCTATGCCTATATGGATAGCAATCTATATGGCTTCCTGAACATCTTAGAGAACTGCCGCCATTACCAAGTAGAACATCTCGTTTTTGCCTCCAGTAGCTCTGTTTATGGCGCTAACACCAAAATGCCCTACGCAGTCCAAGATAATGTGGATCATCCCTTGAGTTTGTATGCGGCTTCAAAAAAGGCTAATGAATTAATGGCCCATACTTATAGCCACCTATATCGACTTCCAACGACTGGATTGCGTTTTTTCACCGTCTATGGCCCTTGGGGGCGACCAGACATGGCTCTTTTTAAGTTTACCCGTAATATCCTGGCAGGCAAACCTATTGAGATCTATAATTACGGGCGTCATCAACGGGACTTTACCTATATTGACGATATCGTAGAGGGAGTGACACGCACACTGGATCGACTCCCGACTCCCAACACCAACTGGAATGGGGCTACCCCCGAGCCAAATACAAGTTCCGCACCCTACCGAATTTACAACATAGGTAATCACCAACCGGTAGAACTCGGTAAATTTATTAAAATACTAGAAGAATGTCTGGGCCGCGAAGCAAAAAAGAATTTACTCCCTCTACAACCTGGAGATGTCCCTGCCACCTATGCGGATGTGGATGATTTAATCCAGGACATGGAGTTCCACCCCGCTACACCTATCGAAGAAGGGATCGCCCGCTTCGTAGCCTGGTATAAAAATTACCATAAGGTAAGATAA
- a CDS encoding DesA family fatty acid desaturase, giving the protein MFSGVLEVSFWGYVVVTLVLTHLTIISVTVYLHRHQAHRALELHPAVSHCFRFWLWLTTGIVTKEWAAVHRKHHAKCETAEDPHSPREVGIHKVLWQGASLYRVAARDPQVTENYGHGTPDDWLERNLYTKHSYAGIVLMLFINLGLWGVAGLVIWAVQMLWIPFFAAGVINGLGHHWGYRNYEVADASTNLLPWGILIGGEELHNNHHAYGSSAKLSSKWYELDIGWLYIQVLAALKLARVKKVAPKLLIQPGKQWVDVDTLRAVVAHRFHLLTAYGREVIAPVLKEEAAYFSGNALYRRARRWLLRHEALVDAKARQELSAMLKDNQRLETVYRFRQQLQALWSQAWSSQEALLDALQEWCRQAEDSGIKALQDFALSLRGYSLQQV; this is encoded by the coding sequence ATGTTTTCAGGAGTTTTAGAAGTGAGTTTTTGGGGCTATGTTGTAGTCACGCTGGTGCTCACCCACCTGACTATTATCAGTGTGACCGTTTATCTTCACCGCCACCAGGCCCACCGGGCGCTGGAACTGCATCCGGCAGTGAGCCACTGTTTTCGTTTCTGGCTGTGGCTGACCACGGGGATTGTGACCAAGGAATGGGCGGCGGTGCACCGGAAACACCATGCCAAATGCGAGACAGCCGAAGACCCCCACAGTCCGCGGGAGGTGGGTATCCACAAGGTATTATGGCAAGGGGCCTCGCTCTACCGGGTGGCGGCCCGAGACCCGCAGGTGACGGAGAACTATGGCCATGGTACCCCGGATGATTGGCTTGAGCGCAACCTCTACACGAAACATAGCTACGCGGGGATTGTGCTGATGCTGTTCATCAACCTGGGTTTGTGGGGTGTAGCGGGTTTGGTGATATGGGCGGTTCAGATGCTCTGGATTCCTTTCTTTGCGGCGGGGGTGATTAACGGGCTGGGTCATCACTGGGGCTATCGGAACTATGAGGTGGCCGATGCCTCCACCAATCTTCTCCCCTGGGGGATATTGATTGGGGGGGAGGAGTTGCACAATAACCACCACGCCTATGGCAGCTCCGCCAAGCTCTCTTCCAAGTGGTATGAGTTGGATATCGGCTGGCTCTACATTCAGGTGTTGGCGGCGTTGAAGCTGGCCCGGGTGAAAAAGGTGGCCCCTAAGCTGCTTATCCAGCCCGGCAAGCAGTGGGTGGATGTGGATACGCTCAGGGCCGTGGTGGCCCATCGCTTCCACCTGCTGACCGCCTATGGGCGGGAGGTCATAGCCCCGGTGCTCAAGGAGGAGGCGGCTTATTTCTCGGGCAATGCGCTCTATCGGCGGGCTCGGCGCTGGCTGCTACGCCATGAGGCCCTGGTGGACGCCAAGGCTCGCCAAGAGCTTAGCGCTATGCTCAAGGACAATCAGCGCCTGGAGACGGTCTATCGCTTCCGCCAGCAGCTTCAGGCTCTCTGGTCCCAGGCCTGGTCTAGCCAGGAGGCACTCTTGGACGCCCTGCAGGAGTGGTGCCGTCAGGCCGAGGACTCCGGCATCAAAGCCTTGCAGGATTTCGCCCTCTCCCTGCGCGGCTATTCCCTTCAGCAGGTTTGA
- the rpmG gene encoding 50S ribosomal protein L33: MRDKIKLVSSAGTGHYYTTTKNKRTTPEKLEKKKYDPVVRKHVLYKEAKIK; the protein is encoded by the coding sequence ATGCGCGATAAAATCAAGTTGGTATCCAGTGCAGGTACCGGCCATTATTACACGACGACAAAGAACAAACGTACCACACCGGAAAAGCTAGAAAAGAAAAAATACGATCCAGTAGTACGCAAGCATGTTCTTTATAAAGAAGCTAAAATTAAGTAA